A DNA window from Pseudodesulfovibrio thermohalotolerans contains the following coding sequences:
- the fliJ gene encoding flagellar export protein FliJ translates to MSKPFRFKLDKVLDYREQLEEQARGALARARAARDAQAEVLRGLEERLEAHLAAEAESHGSANDMWLWRQYKDALSQDVAIARVDLQGLELKLQRCRTEAVERSRDKKLLEKLKQTQAKRHHDRENAREEKENDETATLRFKSHDH, encoded by the coding sequence GTGTCCAAACCGTTTCGTTTCAAGCTCGACAAGGTGCTCGATTACCGCGAGCAGCTTGAGGAGCAGGCCAGGGGCGCGCTCGCCCGGGCCAGGGCCGCGCGCGACGCCCAGGCCGAGGTCCTGCGCGGCCTGGAGGAGCGGTTGGAGGCCCATTTGGCAGCCGAGGCGGAGTCGCACGGCTCGGCCAACGACATGTGGCTGTGGCGGCAATACAAGGACGCCTTGTCCCAGGACGTGGCCATCGCCAGGGTGGATTTGCAGGGTTTGGAACTCAAATTGCAACGATGCCGCACGGAAGCTGTGGAACGTTCCAGGGACAAGAAGCTCCTGGAGAAGCTCAAGCAAACGCAAGCCAAGAGGCATCATGATCGAGAAAACGCCCGCGAAGAAAAGGAAAACGATGAAACGGCAACGCTCCGGTTCAAATCTCACGATCACTAA